Proteins encoded within one genomic window of Spirulina major PCC 6313:
- the sigC gene encoding RNA polymerase sigma factor SigC, with amino-acid sequence MSQTSFSTPPDDPTLDAPLGSSDRDTFSSSAVDDVSNDVDYTESDDTPEVKRTGRTTTDLVRLYLTEIGRVPLLKRDEEVSEAQIIQRYVQLMELRSQAAEQGEIPDPLLLCKLLLRCSDADDLWHSYLVYRHHLQVMYRFVLLIQAHDRLAAQLGHRPSWERWARTLEMETDQLKQALSHGKAHWAMISELTVAELDEAQKSGIQAKEHMIKANLRLVVSVAKKYQNRGLELLDLIQEGTLGLERAVEKFDPTKGYRFSTYAYWWIRQGITRAIATQSRTIRLPVHITEKLNKIKKAQRKISQEKGRTARTEDIAKELDMTAEQVREVLLRVPRSVSLEIKVGKEKDTELGDLLETEEASPEDNLMREALLRELQQLLADLTTREREVIQLRYGLKTGNPYSLAEIGRALELSRERVRQIEAKALQKLRQPKRRNRVRDYLENLT; translated from the coding sequence ATGTCACAAACTTCCTTTAGCACGCCCCCAGATGACCCTACGCTTGATGCGCCCCTAGGGTCATCAGATCGTGACACGTTCTCCTCTTCTGCGGTTGATGATGTCAGCAATGATGTGGACTACACCGAAAGTGATGACACCCCAGAGGTGAAGCGCACGGGTCGCACCACAACGGATCTCGTTCGACTCTACCTCACCGAAATTGGCCGGGTTCCCCTCCTCAAGCGCGATGAGGAGGTGTCCGAAGCCCAAATCATTCAGCGTTATGTGCAATTGATGGAATTGCGCAGCCAAGCGGCAGAACAGGGCGAAATTCCCGATCCTTTGCTGCTCTGTAAACTCCTGCTACGCTGCTCTGATGCCGACGACCTTTGGCATTCCTACTTGGTGTACCGCCATCACCTGCAAGTGATGTATCGGTTTGTGCTGTTGATTCAAGCCCACGATCGCCTCGCGGCCCAATTGGGCCATCGCCCCTCCTGGGAACGCTGGGCCCGCACGCTAGAGATGGAAACGGATCAACTCAAACAAGCCCTCTCCCATGGCAAAGCCCATTGGGCAATGATTTCAGAGTTGACCGTGGCAGAACTCGATGAGGCGCAAAAGTCCGGGATTCAAGCCAAGGAACATATGATCAAGGCGAATTTACGCCTGGTGGTATCGGTGGCGAAGAAGTACCAAAACCGGGGCTTAGAGTTATTGGACTTGATCCAAGAGGGAACCCTGGGCCTAGAACGGGCGGTGGAGAAGTTTGACCCGACGAAGGGCTATCGCTTCAGTACCTATGCTTACTGGTGGATTCGCCAGGGGATTACGCGGGCGATCGCCACCCAAAGCCGCACGATCCGCCTCCCGGTTCACATCACCGAAAAACTCAACAAAATTAAAAAAGCCCAACGCAAAATTTCCCAAGAAAAGGGCCGCACCGCCCGCACCGAAGACATCGCCAAAGAGCTAGATATGACCGCTGAACAGGTGCGGGAAGTCCTCCTGCGTGTGCCGCGATCGGTGTCTTTGGAAATCAAGGTCGGGAAAGAGAAGGACACCGAATTGGGTGATCTCCTGGAAACCGAAGAAGCCTCCCCCGAAGATAATTTAATGCGGGAAGCTTTGTTGCGGGAGTTGCAACAACTGTTAGCTGACCTCACCACCCGCGAGCGGGAAGTGATCCAACTGCGCTATGGCTTAAAAACGGGTAATCCCTATTCCCTCGCGGAAATTGGCCGCGCCCTCGAACTGTCACGGGAACGAGTGCGCCAAATCGAAGCCAAGGCGTTGCAAAAACTCCGCCAACCGAAACGCCGGAACCGCGTGCGGGATTATTTGGAAAATTTGACGTGA
- a CDS encoding energy-coupling factor ABC transporter ATP-binding protein: MTVALSIQNLQFDYAQGLPLFRDLSLTLKAGEKVGLVGPNGAGKTSLFLLISGVLAPRRGTIEVFGQSVRRGRFQPAVGLVFQNPDDQLFCPTVREDVAFGADNLGLSDAEVRDRVDRALQMTGTEHLADRAPHQLSGGEKCMAAIASVLVMHPRLMLYDEPTAHLDLAARRQLIEFFHHASQTLLISSHDLEMIVEVCDRTLLLNHQRILADGPTKTILANAELLTANRLEVPHSLR, translated from the coding sequence ATGACGGTTGCGCTGTCGATTCAGAACCTCCAGTTTGACTATGCCCAGGGTCTGCCGTTGTTTCGCGATCTCTCGTTAACCCTGAAGGCGGGGGAAAAGGTGGGACTGGTGGGGCCGAATGGGGCGGGGAAAACCTCGCTATTTTTATTGATTTCGGGGGTGCTTGCGCCGCGTCGAGGGACGATTGAGGTGTTTGGGCAGTCGGTGCGGCGGGGGCGGTTTCAGCCGGCGGTGGGGTTGGTGTTTCAAAATCCGGATGATCAATTGTTTTGTCCGACGGTGCGGGAGGATGTGGCCTTTGGGGCAGATAATTTGGGGTTATCAGATGCTGAGGTGCGCGATCGCGTCGATCGGGCGTTACAGATGACGGGGACTGAGCATTTAGCCGATCGCGCCCCCCACCAGCTTTCCGGGGGTGAAAAATGTATGGCGGCGATCGCTTCCGTCCTCGTCATGCATCCCCGCTTAATGCTCTACGACGAACCCACCGCCCATCTAGATTTGGCCGCCCGTCGTCAACTGATTGAGTTTTTTCACCACGCCTCCCAAACCCTGCTGATTTCCTCCCACGATTTAGAAATGATCGTGGAAGTGTGCGATCGCACCCTCCTTCTCAACCATCAGCGCATCCTAGCCGATGGCCCCACCAAAACCATCCTCGCCAACGCCGAACTCCTCACCGCCAATCGCCTCGAAGTGCCCCACTCTCTCCGCTAA
- a CDS encoding histone deacetylase family protein, with translation MFSIIYSDRFLDHDTGSYHPERPERLTAIVDALKAAPFCDRLTWRTPTPLADRDALPWVEQVHAADYIEVVQRLAQRPGGGAIDMDTPVSPHSYAVALLAVNAWLDGVDLACKQEPAFVLARPPGHHATAQMGMGFCLFSNAAIAAHYALTKPGIERVAILDWDVHHGNGTQAIAEQHPAIAYCSLHQWPCYPGTGKADETGHHHNVLNIPMGAGSDRTDYQAAFTDHVLPFLTQARPDLLIVSAGYDANHDDPLAGVSLHPDDFGTFTTQIRNLAPRLMFGLEGGYDLPSLSASVCATIAAYLEPTPTPA, from the coding sequence ATGTTTTCTATTATTTATTCGGATCGTTTTCTCGACCATGACACCGGCAGTTATCACCCTGAACGCCCAGAACGGTTAACCGCGATCGTTGATGCGTTAAAAGCCGCACCGTTTTGCGATCGCCTCACCTGGCGCACCCCCACCCCCCTAGCCGATCGCGATGCGCTGCCCTGGGTTGAGCAGGTTCACGCTGCGGACTATATCGAGGTGGTGCAACGATTAGCCCAACGGCCCGGCGGCGGCGCGATTGATATGGATACGCCCGTTTCGCCCCACAGCTACGCGGTGGCACTGCTGGCAGTGAATGCCTGGCTCGATGGGGTGGATCTCGCTTGTAAACAAGAACCCGCGTTTGTCCTGGCACGGCCACCGGGTCATCATGCCACGGCACAGATGGGGATGGGGTTTTGTCTGTTTTCCAATGCGGCGATCGCGGCCCATTATGCCCTCACGAAACCGGGCATCGAGCGCGTCGCGATCCTCGATTGGGATGTACATCATGGCAACGGCACCCAAGCGATCGCTGAACAGCACCCTGCGATCGCCTATTGCTCGCTCCATCAATGGCCCTGCTACCCCGGCACAGGCAAAGCCGACGAAACCGGCCACCATCACAATGTGCTCAATATCCCGATGGGGGCAGGGAGCGATCGCACCGACTACCAAGCCGCCTTCACCGATCACGTCCTCCCCTTCCTCACCCAAGCCCGCCCCGACCTCCTGATCGTCAGTGCCGGCTACGATGCCAACCACGACGATCCCCTCGCGGGGGTCTCCCTCCATCCCGACGATTTCGGCACATTCACCACCCAAATCCGCAACCTAGCCCCCCGCCTCATGTTCGGCCTCGAAGGCGGCTACGATCTCCCCAGCCTCTCCGCCTCTGTCTGCGCCACGATCGCCGCCTACCTCGAACCCACTCCCACCCCTGCCTGA
- the wecB gene encoding non-hydrolyzing UDP-N-acetylglucosamine 2-epimerase, which translates to MASLPCIDIILGTRPEAIKLAPVIQQFRQATSLKTRVILTGQHREMVDQVMALFEIQADHDLEIMQPRQTLTDITQRTLQGLSAWFERDRPACVLVQGDTTTAFAAALAAFYQQIPVGHVEAGLRTDNLFNPYPEEANRRLISQLAQLHFAPTSMAVANLAKSDVTGAVHPTGNTVIDALLRVAATHPPCPVPGLDWEQYRVILTTVHRRENWGEPLRDILAGLTQVLTDCPDAALLLPMHRNPTVREPIQQALGDHPRVFLTEPLDYGQLVGAIQRCTLLLTDSGGLQEEAPSLGKPVLVLRETTERPEAVQAGTAKLIGTAPEAIASHAQTLLSDRAAYEAMATAINPFGDGQASARILAIVQDFLASGATIDPSNER; encoded by the coding sequence ATGGCTTCCCTTCCCTGTATTGATATTATTTTGGGCACGCGCCCCGAAGCGATTAAACTCGCTCCGGTGATTCAACAGTTTCGCCAAGCAACATCCCTCAAAACGCGGGTGATCTTAACCGGGCAACACCGAGAAATGGTGGATCAAGTGATGGCGCTGTTTGAAATCCAAGCCGATCATGATCTGGAGATCATGCAGCCCCGGCAAACCTTGACGGATATCACCCAACGCACCTTACAGGGATTATCGGCGTGGTTTGAGCGCGATCGCCCCGCCTGCGTCTTAGTCCAAGGGGATACCACCACCGCCTTCGCCGCCGCCCTCGCCGCCTTTTATCAACAAATTCCCGTCGGCCATGTGGAAGCCGGATTGCGCACCGATAACCTCTTTAACCCCTATCCCGAAGAAGCCAATCGCCGCCTCATCTCCCAACTCGCTCAACTCCACTTTGCCCCCACGTCGATGGCCGTGGCTAACCTCGCCAAATCCGACGTGACCGGCGCAGTCCACCCAACGGGCAACACCGTGATCGACGCGCTGCTACGGGTGGCGGCGACCCATCCCCCCTGCCCCGTGCCGGGCCTGGATTGGGAGCAGTATCGTGTCATTTTGACGACGGTGCATCGTCGCGAAAATTGGGGCGAACCCCTGCGGGATATTCTGGCGGGCTTAACCCAGGTACTCACGGATTGCCCCGATGCGGCGTTGCTCTTGCCGATGCACCGCAACCCGACGGTACGAGAACCGATTCAACAGGCCTTGGGAGATCATCCCCGTGTCTTTTTAACGGAACCCTTGGACTATGGGCAATTGGTGGGGGCAATTCAACGCTGTACGCTGTTGCTGACGGATTCGGGGGGGCTGCAAGAGGAAGCGCCCAGTTTGGGTAAGCCGGTGCTGGTGCTGCGGGAGACAACGGAACGCCCGGAAGCAGTGCAGGCGGGAACGGCGAAATTAATCGGCACAGCTCCGGAGGCGATCGCTTCCCACGCCCAAACATTACTCAGCGATCGCGCCGCCTATGAGGCGATGGCCACGGCGATTAATCCCTTTGGGGATGGCCAAGCGTCGGCGCGAATTTTAGCGATCGTCCAGGATTTTTTGGCATCCGGTGCAACCATAGACCCATCAAACGAAAGATGA
- a CDS encoding cyanoexosortase A system-associated protein has product MEPNSFKSSQSNPESQPHPPTPDPEPPSSTDSANGAESTPPATSESLADPIPGESTPPLESASSEEAPPVPEPVADESASVPEPVAEPSEADESAPIPDSEAAVSPSLPASAPTRLWLPILALNVLIVVGVAVRVFTDPRVGNLQAYEFPETIEIEGWNFTDSESIKPVEKPEYEGSSYRAGRHYRYRQGRTPLDVEIRYVTETLGGVDLFTREHERFQGKADGEEIVALIRQSPETGAFAQLTYDDYAYISTCINPRGLSTVSPDQFQRNQELYDTVMGRVIPWLLGRDRWRDDRCLWTLMYIPLGDDPDQTQDQLEAAWRDWFDTWEGQFPPL; this is encoded by the coding sequence ATGGAACCTAATTCTTTCAAATCATCTCAATCCAACCCCGAATCTCAACCCCATCCCCCTACCCCCGATCCTGAACCCCCATCCTCCACTGATTCCGCCAACGGTGCTGAGTCCACGCCACCGGCTACATCAGAATCCTTGGCTGATCCAATCCCTGGCGAGTCAACACCTCCCCTAGAATCAGCATCCTCGGAGGAAGCCCCACCCGTTCCTGAACCCGTTGCTGATGAATCAGCATCCGTTCCTGAACCCGTTGCTGAACCATCCGAGGCTGATGAATCAGCACCCATTCCTGACTCGGAGGCGGCTGTGTCACCGAGTCTCCCAGCGTCAGCACCAACGCGCCTTTGGCTGCCGATTTTGGCGTTGAATGTTCTGATCGTTGTGGGGGTGGCGGTGCGGGTGTTCACTGATCCGAGGGTGGGGAATTTGCAGGCCTATGAGTTTCCGGAAACCATCGAGATCGAGGGCTGGAACTTTACGGATAGTGAGTCGATCAAGCCGGTGGAAAAGCCTGAATATGAAGGGTCTAGCTATCGTGCGGGTCGTCACTATCGCTATCGGCAGGGGCGCACACCGTTGGATGTGGAGATTCGCTATGTGACGGAAACCTTGGGCGGGGTTGATCTGTTTACCCGTGAGCATGAACGCTTCCAGGGTAAGGCGGATGGGGAAGAAATTGTCGCCCTCATTCGCCAGAGTCCGGAGACGGGGGCGTTTGCTCAACTCACCTATGATGACTATGCCTATATCAGCACTTGCATTAACCCGCGTGGGTTGAGCACGGTGTCGCCGGATCAGTTCCAACGCAATCAGGAGCTTTATGATACGGTGATGGGTCGGGTGATTCCGTGGTTGTTGGGGCGCGATCGCTGGCGAGACGATCGCTGTCTCTGGACATTGATGTATATCCCCCTGGGTGATGACCCCGACCAAACCCAAGACCAACTCGAAGCTGCTTGGCGAGACTGGTTTGACACCTGGGAGGGTCAATTTCCGCCCCTCTAG
- the crtA gene encoding cyanoexosortase A, whose translation MLNTLKVAQETRYWLLGLAASLMLFHLALTDQTGDMKSLSISFIFWGAIASMVWDKKESLTFRSTLFSSLLGTTILGLALFKTLQISSGGVFVQALPLIFAFSLALIASGWEHLGQYRKELLAFAILALPGERFLAGGLEAILQSVTGQNLTMATAKASTFGLSLVGMNPLLTDDVYINLSRSIVRVHEGCSGAGIIDFLLRLSFLFLIIFKTSRAGKWLSPLIAIALGFIINGVRVALMAFLINNFNTETFDYWHVGDGSQIFGAIGVILLGGICYRFIQPEPSDSPQSSEHGT comes from the coding sequence ATGTTAAATACTCTCAAAGTTGCCCAAGAGACTCGCTATTGGCTGTTAGGATTAGCGGCGAGTTTGATGCTGTTTCATCTCGCGCTGACGGATCAGACGGGAGACATGAAAAGCCTGAGTATTAGTTTTATTTTTTGGGGGGCGATCGCCTCCATGGTCTGGGATAAAAAAGAATCCTTGACATTCCGCAGCACCCTCTTCTCTAGTCTACTCGGAACCACAATTCTCGGACTCGCTCTCTTTAAAACGTTACAGATTTCTAGCGGCGGGGTTTTCGTCCAGGCACTACCCCTGATCTTTGCCTTCAGCTTGGCGCTCATTGCCTCCGGCTGGGAACATCTTGGCCAGTACCGCAAAGAACTGCTAGCCTTCGCCATTCTGGCCCTACCGGGCGAGCGGTTTCTCGCAGGAGGGCTAGAGGCGATTCTTCAAAGTGTAACGGGACAAAATCTCACCATGGCCACGGCGAAAGCCTCCACCTTTGGCCTCAGTCTGGTGGGCATGAATCCCTTACTGACTGATGATGTCTATATCAACTTATCCCGCTCCATTGTGCGCGTTCATGAAGGGTGTTCCGGGGCGGGCATCATTGATTTTCTGTTGCGACTGTCGTTCCTTTTCTTAATCATTTTCAAGACGAGTCGAGCCGGGAAATGGTTATCGCCCTTGATTGCGATCGCCCTCGGTTTTATCATCAACGGGGTGCGCGTCGCCCTGATGGCATTTTTAATTAACAATTTCAACACAGAAACCTTTGACTATTGGCACGTGGGTGACGGTTCACAAATTTTTGGAGCCATCGGGGTGATCCTGCTAGGGGGCATTTGCTACCGTTTCATCCAACCCGAACCCTCTGATTCTCCTCAATCTTCCGAGCATGGAACCTAA
- a CDS encoding HNH endonuclease: MQEKTPRIPMPPEVRKFVFERDRNTCKSCGSQAELQVDHIIPLAKGGTNDLSNLQTLCRTCNQRKKHHLDPRFKRHFS; this comes from the coding sequence ATGCAGGAAAAAACACCACGGATTCCGATGCCGCCGGAGGTGCGGAAGTTTGTGTTTGAGCGCGATCGCAACACTTGTAAAAGTTGTGGCAGTCAGGCGGAGTTACAGGTGGATCATATTATTCCCTTGGCGAAAGGGGGCACGAATGATCTCAGTAATTTACAAACCCTGTGCCGCACTTGTAACCAGCGCAAAAAACATCATCTTGATCCGAGATTTAAGCGGCATTTTAGTTAA
- a CDS encoding sensor histidine kinase — MPLQQELNHERQLRHQAEAQLAIAQQELRSLQAQIEERIEAQVQQRTMQWELFHHLAEQIGSILDYEQLFQSLLEHLQLLVPCDVTAGVLMHPKTCELFFRSKQPLMSQTQADLIQTLLQHLSQQQQSDLQDHALRLHQVHYPADPTTSGLIKTLRSQFVVPILDHSSPAAPVFGLLLIASVDSTPFTDAHQQSALYVAQQAAISVQQLRVLLQAESSTHQEEQDKALLKEKELSELKSRMIRTISHEYRTPLTVISLAAESLAHQYSRLNTRQRHNCFQQICRATQHMNKLINEVLWVSQAEAGEMEVQHQPTNVVRVCRQSMDELAVVNPEDGVRIHFQLTGEDVDVELDPILLQQVLTHLLSNALKYSALDQSVQLRLEITSQLAIFQVSDRGIGIPPADRPRLFECFHRAGNVGTVPGTGLGLAIARKCVELLGGTIIFESELGAGSCFTVTLPRSPSS, encoded by the coding sequence ATGCCGTTACAGCAGGAGTTGAACCATGAACGTCAACTGCGCCATCAAGCCGAAGCTCAGTTAGCGATCGCGCAGCAGGAATTGCGATCGCTGCAAGCCCAGATCGAGGAGCGGATTGAGGCCCAAGTACAACAGCGCACGATGCAATGGGAATTATTTCACCATCTGGCCGAGCAAATTGGATCAATTTTAGACTACGAGCAACTGTTTCAATCGCTGCTCGAACATTTGCAACTGCTGGTTCCCTGTGATGTGACAGCGGGGGTGTTGATGCACCCTAAAACCTGTGAGTTGTTTTTCCGCAGTAAACAGCCGCTGATGAGCCAAACCCAAGCGGATCTGATTCAAACTCTGTTGCAGCATCTCAGTCAACAGCAACAGTCGGATTTACAGGATCATGCGTTGCGGTTACACCAGGTTCATTATCCGGCTGATCCGACGACATCGGGCCTGATTAAAACGTTGCGATCGCAGTTTGTTGTTCCCATTTTGGATCACAGTTCCCCCGCTGCGCCAGTGTTCGGCCTGTTGTTAATCGCATCGGTGGACTCGACCCCGTTCACGGATGCCCATCAACAATCGGCGTTGTATGTGGCACAACAGGCGGCGATCTCGGTGCAGCAATTGCGCGTTTTGTTGCAGGCGGAATCCTCCACCCACCAAGAAGAACAAGACAAAGCCCTACTGAAGGAAAAAGAATTGAGCGAGTTAAAGTCTCGCATGATCCGTACGATTTCCCATGAATATCGCACCCCCTTAACGGTGATTTCCCTAGCGGCGGAATCCCTAGCCCATCAATATTCCCGCTTGAATACCAGGCAGCGTCACAACTGTTTTCAGCAAATTTGCCGGGCGACTCAGCACATGAATAAGTTGATCAATGAAGTGCTGTGGGTGAGCCAGGCAGAGGCGGGAGAAATGGAGGTGCAGCATCAGCCGACGAATGTGGTGCGGGTCTGTCGCCAGAGCATGGATGAGTTGGCGGTGGTGAATCCCGAAGATGGGGTGCGGATTCATTTCCAGTTGACGGGGGAGGATGTGGATGTGGAGCTTGACCCGATCCTGTTGCAGCAGGTGTTGACTCATTTGCTATCTAATGCGCTGAAATATTCGGCGCTGGATCAGTCGGTGCAGTTGAGGTTGGAGATTACGTCCCAGTTGGCTATTTTTCAGGTGAGCGATCGCGGTATTGGTATCCCTCCGGCGGATCGGCCGCGTTTGTTTGAATGTTTTCACCGGGCGGGGAATGTGGGCACAGTGCCGGGGACGGGGTTGGGGTTAGCGATCGCCCGTAAATGTGTGGAACTGTTGGGCGGGACGATTATTTTTGAGTCGGAATTAGGGGCGGGCAGTTGTTTTACGGTGACGCTGCCGCGATCGCCGTCCTCTTAG
- a CDS encoding class I SAM-dependent methyltransferase yields the protein MATQFINPFINILQAGLPTREAFGQAAYTTFQYGKSAISLAHKTVGDRIVDWFLGDQRPATQRLSPELLQTLQKRQQDLLEEDWQDAQAGLYPETLLFETAWDDVVRYYPQVWIDWLTVVERRRNQEKHTFAPEVDRDRYPAYYLQNFHYQTDGYLSEQSANLYDLQVEILFNGAANPMRRRVLKPLKQGIATQFEAIAPADLKILDVACGTGYTLQALRATFPQAALYGVDLSPAYLRKANQILSAQPGELPQLIQAPAEALPYQDNYVHGLTSVFLFHELPGAVRQAAIAEMFRVLKPGGTVVLCDSVQMMDIEGFGPMLENFPALFHEPYYRHYCQDDLVAHLEQVGFTNVTTTTHHVSKYWLAHKPS from the coding sequence ATGGCTACGCAATTTATTAATCCCTTCATCAATATTCTGCAAGCGGGTCTGCCCACACGCGAGGCATTCGGCCAAGCTGCCTATACGACCTTTCAATACGGAAAAAGTGCGATCAGTTTGGCTCATAAGACCGTGGGCGATCGCATTGTGGATTGGTTCCTCGGCGATCAACGCCCCGCCACCCAGCGGCTATCGCCAGAATTGCTCCAAACCCTCCAAAAACGTCAGCAGGATTTGCTAGAGGAAGATTGGCAGGATGCCCAGGCGGGGCTTTATCCGGAAACGCTGCTGTTTGAAACAGCGTGGGATGATGTGGTGCGCTACTATCCCCAGGTGTGGATCGATTGGCTGACGGTGGTAGAACGGCGGCGCAACCAGGAAAAACACACCTTTGCGCCGGAGGTTGATCGCGATCGCTACCCGGCCTACTATCTCCAAAACTTCCATTATCAAACCGATGGCTACCTCAGCGAGCAGTCGGCGAATCTCTACGATTTGCAAGTGGAAATTCTGTTTAATGGGGCAGCGAACCCGATGCGGCGACGGGTGCTCAAGCCGTTAAAACAAGGCATCGCGACACAGTTCGAGGCGATCGCCCCGGCGGATCTCAAGATTCTCGATGTGGCCTGCGGCACGGGCTACACCCTCCAAGCCCTCCGCGCCACCTTCCCCCAAGCCGCTCTCTACGGTGTGGATCTGTCTCCTGCCTATCTCCGCAAAGCTAACCAAATCCTCAGTGCGCAACCCGGTGAACTGCCCCAACTGATCCAAGCCCCCGCCGAAGCCCTGCCCTACCAGGACAACTATGTTCACGGTCTTACCTCGGTTTTCCTGTTCCATGAACTGCCCGGCGCGGTACGCCAAGCAGCGATCGCTGAAATGTTCCGCGTCCTCAAACCTGGCGGCACAGTGGTTCTCTGTGATTCGGTTCAAATGATGGATATTGAAGGGTTTGGGCCGATGTTAGAGAATTTCCCCGCCCTCTTCCATGAACCCTACTATCGTCACTATTGCCAAGATGATCTCGTCGCCCACTTAGAGCAGGTCGGATTTACCAACGTGACCACCACTACCCACCACGTCAGCAAGTATTGGCTGGCCCACAAACCGAGTTAA
- a CDS encoding GNAT family N-acetyltransferase gives MPVQLRPTTPDDLDFVIMAENHPDNNRYIQQWPREQHAAALNDPNIAHSIIIHPDHAKPIGYTILIGLTSPHRCITLQRFVVMVKGRGYGRQTLERILHQVFNKHQAHRFQLDVKDSNTRAQSLYQSLGFVVEGTLRDCIYTQWGFESFLIMSILEPEYRDRITLN, from the coding sequence ATGCCGGTTCAATTACGCCCCACCACCCCAGATGATCTTGATTTTGTCATCATGGCGGAAAACCATCCTGATAACAACCGCTATATTCAGCAATGGCCACGCGAACAACACGCAGCGGCGTTAAATGACCCCAATATTGCCCATTCCATCATCATTCACCCCGACCATGCCAAGCCCATCGGCTATACGATTCTTATTGGTTTAACCAGTCCTCACCGCTGCATCACCCTCCAGCGTTTTGTCGTCATGGTCAAGGGCCGAGGCTATGGCCGGCAAACCTTAGAACGAATTCTCCATCAGGTGTTTAACAAGCACCAAGCCCACCGATTTCAACTCGACGTGAAAGACTCCAACACCCGCGCCCAATCTCTTTATCAATCCTTGGGGTTTGTGGTCGAAGGCACATTACGCGACTGCATTTATACACAATGGGGTTTTGAATCGTTCCTAATAATGTCCATTCTCGAACCCGAATATCGCGATCGCATCACCCTTAACTAA
- a CDS encoding HhoA/HhoB/HtrA family serine endopeptidase produces the protein MTDSQTPAPSSPTAPRRFKWLTHLSLVVMGAGLAIGGQQFYRQPLMSSTPTGLAQAIAPTSPSIVPRNFVAEVVQQSGNAVVRIDASRTVKTQMPPEFNNPFFRQFMPPNLPDEQIQRGSGSGFITAANGEILTNAHVVDGADTVTVTLKDGRTFDGRVVGADPVTDVAVVKIDAENLPTVKIGDSAQLQPGEWAIAIGNPLGLDSTVTTGIISGTGRSSSQVGIPDKRVNFIQTDAAINPGNSGGPLLNDRGEVIGINTAIIRNAQGLGFAIPINQAQDIAAQLMANGRAEHAFVGIQMVPLTPEVRQQAKQQGGLDIQSETGVLIVQVAPNSPADRAGLQPGDVVQQIAGQGVDDPSVIQNQVSQTKVGDRLTLQVDRAGRSLDINVTVGTLEQ, from the coding sequence ATGACTGATTCTCAAACTCCTGCCCCCTCTTCCCCTACGGCTCCCCGTCGCTTCAAATGGTTGACCCATCTCTCGCTTGTGGTCATGGGTGCGGGGTTAGCCATCGGCGGCCAACAGTTTTATCGTCAACCCTTAATGTCTTCAACCCCGACGGGATTGGCTCAAGCGATCGCCCCCACATCCCCCTCGATCGTGCCCCGTAATTTTGTCGCCGAGGTGGTGCAACAATCCGGCAATGCGGTGGTGCGCATCGATGCGTCCCGCACGGTCAAAACCCAAATGCCCCCGGAATTTAATAACCCCTTTTTCCGGCAATTCATGCCGCCGAATCTCCCCGATGAACAGATCCAACGGGGGTCGGGTTCCGGCTTCATCACCGCTGCCAATGGCGAAATTTTAACCAATGCCCATGTGGTGGATGGGGCGGACACCGTTACGGTCACCCTCAAGGATGGTCGGACGTTTGATGGGCGTGTCGTGGGTGCTGATCCCGTAACCGATGTGGCGGTGGTGAAAATTGACGCGGAAAACTTGCCGACAGTGAAGATCGGAGATTCTGCGCAATTGCAACCCGGTGAATGGGCGATCGCGATCGGGAATCCCCTCGGTTTGGATAGCACCGTCACCACCGGAATTATTAGCGGCACGGGTCGCAGCAGTTCCCAAGTGGGTATCCCGGACAAACGGGTGAACTTTATTCAAACCGATGCCGCCATCAACCCCGGCAATTCCGGCGGGCCGCTGCTCAACGATCGCGGCGAAGTGATCGGCATCAATACGGCGATTATCCGTAACGCCCAGGGCCTTGGGTTTGCGATTCCTATCAACCAAGCCCAAGACATCGCCGCGCAACTGATGGCCAACGGTCGCGCTGAACATGCCTTCGTCGGGATTCAAATGGTTCCCCTCACCCCGGAGGTGCGGCAACAGGCGAAACAGCAAGGCGGTCTCGATATTCAGTCCGAAACAGGTGTGCTGATCGTCCAAGTTGCGCCCAATTCCCCCGCTGATCGGGCTGGGTTGCAGCCGGGGGATGTGGTGCAACAGATTGCCGGTCAGGGCGTTGATGATCCGAGCGTGATTCAAAATCAGGTGAGCCAAACTAAGGTGGGCGATCGCCTCACCTTGCAAGTGGATCGCGCCGGCCGCAGCCTGGATATCAATGTCACTGTTGGCACATTAGAGCAATAG